A genomic window from Chlamydiales bacterium includes:
- a CDS encoding SDR family NAD(P)-dependent oxidoreductase: MKGKTAFISGASSGIGKACAERFALLGVNLVIAARRMDRLVILAEELTKHGVQVTPIQLDVQDHAQVEAAFNLLQEKNISVDILVNNAGLALSMDKMQCAQLSNWETMIDTNIKGLLYVTRAFLPGMVKRNCGHIINIGSIAGHECYISGNVYCACKHAVRAISKSLRLDLLETAIRVSEVDPGAVETEFSEVRLQDKKSAKKCYEGFKPLVADDIADAVLYCATRPEHVNIAEIIVYPQAQASITNINRKIS; encoded by the coding sequence ATGAAGGGAAAAACAGCATTTATTTCGGGTGCATCAAGTGGTATTGGAAAAGCTTGTGCAGAGCGTTTTGCACTACTGGGAGTCAATTTGGTGATTGCTGCAAGAAGAATGGATCGTTTAGTTATTTTGGCAGAAGAATTAACTAAACATGGAGTGCAAGTAACTCCCATTCAGCTGGATGTTCAAGATCATGCTCAAGTGGAAGCTGCTTTTAATCTCTTGCAAGAAAAGAATATTTCTGTCGATATTTTGGTAAATAATGCAGGTCTTGCTCTATCTATGGATAAGATGCAATGCGCTCAGTTAAGTAACTGGGAGACGATGATAGATACTAATATTAAAGGGCTTCTCTATGTAACAAGAGCATTTTTGCCTGGCATGGTTAAAAGAAATTGTGGGCATATTATTAATATAGGCTCTATTGCAGGACATGAATGCTATATTTCAGGAAATGTGTATTGCGCATGTAAGCACGCTGTAAGGGCGATTAGTAAATCATTAAGGCTTGATTTACTTGAAACTGCGATACGCGTGAGTGAAGTAGATCCTGGAGCTGTTGAAACAGAGTTTAGTGAAGTGCGCTTGCAAGATAAGAAAAGCGCAAAAAAATGTTATGAGGGCTTTAAGCCACTGGTAGCAGACGATATTGCAGATGCTGTACTTTATTGTGCAACTAGGCCAGAGCATGTAAATATAGCAGAAATCATTGTTTATCCACAGGCCCAGGCGTCTATTACAAACATTAACCGTAAAATATCATGA